A genome region from Nitrosopumilus oxyclinae includes the following:
- a CDS encoding alcohol dehydrogenase catalytic domain-containing protein, protein MEKMRAMVLSECAKIETNPLKLTQIDKHQIKRSNEILLKIEACGVCHSQLHGIEGDWKDIGIPPTLPTVPGHEVVGKVVQIGDKVTKFKIGDRAGITPLLEACKECQYCKEGKEYLCESSIITGESFKGGYTEYITVVEDYATKVPDNMRAEYAAPLFCAGITAYKAVKAAEPKLNKKIGIFGIGGVGHMAIQFAKVENCKVIAFSRSQKHLDVAKRLGASDAMVFSEKQEKFLDTLKEKHGTLDAAIVFAPADIVTDTAIKSVKKGGLIVIATVGENPSFMPFEEKTIRGTLIGSTKDMEQVIKICDEENLEVITQIFPLEQANQALKKLKDSEIEARAVLIP, encoded by the coding sequence ATGGAAAAAATGCGCGCAATGGTACTTTCAGAATGTGCTAAAATTGAAACAAATCCCTTGAAACTTACACAAATTGATAAACATCAAATTAAAAGATCAAATGAAATTTTATTAAAAATTGAGGCCTGTGGGGTTTGTCATTCACAACTTCATGGAATTGAGGGAGACTGGAAAGATATCGGCATTCCACCAACACTTCCAACAGTTCCGGGTCACGAAGTGGTTGGAAAAGTGGTTCAGATCGGAGATAAAGTTACTAAATTTAAAATTGGAGACAGAGCAGGGATAACTCCTCTTTTAGAAGCATGTAAAGAATGTCAATATTGTAAAGAAGGAAAAGAGTACCTTTGTGAATCATCAATTATCACAGGAGAGTCTTTCAAAGGAGGTTACACAGAATACATTACAGTTGTAGAAGACTATGCAACCAAAGTACCAGACAATATGAGGGCAGAGTATGCTGCACCGTTATTTTGTGCAGGCATTACAGCATACAAAGCAGTAAAGGCCGCAGAACCAAAACTAAATAAAAAAATTGGAATTTTTGGAATCGGAGGAGTAGGACACATGGCAATTCAGTTTGCCAAAGTAGAAAATTGTAAAGTTATTGCATTTTCAAGATCACAGAAACATCTTGATGTTGCTAAAAGATTAGGGGCATCAGATGCAATGGTGTTTTCTGAAAAGCAAGAAAAGTTTCTAGACACATTAAAAGAAAAACATGGTACACTAGATGCTGCCATAGTGTTTGCCCCAGCAGATATAGTCACAGATACTGCAATAAAATCAGTAAAGAAGGGAGGATTAATTGTGATTGCAACTGTTGGTGAGAATCCATCATTTATGCCATTTGAAGAGAAAACAATCCGTGGAACTTTGATTGGTTCTACAAAAGATATGGAGCAAGTAATCAAGATATGCGATGAAGAGAATCTTGAAGTGATTACTCAGATTTTTCCATTAGAGCAAGCAAATCAAGCACTCAAAAAATTAAAAGATTCTGAAATTGAAGCAAGAGCAGTTTTAATCCCTTAA